Genomic DNA from Rhodothermales bacterium:
CGCCAAACCGCTCCTCGGGACCGGGCGGCGCCAGTTCAGCGACGGTAGCCAGGCATCGATCTACCAGGAGCGCGTAGTGTCGGACCAGCGGCCCGTCCACGGTACCGAATTCCTCATGTACGGCGTCCACCGGCAGACCGGCAGCGTCGGCAACCTGTTGCAGGCCGGCGGGAAGGCCCTGATCCATATACAGATCGCGGGCGACATCGACGGCAAGGCGGATTTGGTCGGGCGTCATCATATCTGCCGCTGTAGACGGGGCAGTGGCCGGGTTGTTACCAAGTGGTCGGTTAACGGCGTCTGAATAATGGAAGCGGATTGCCAGTGCGACAGTGTACCTTTGGCGGCTTCCAACCCCTCACCGGATCATGAGCTTTTCGACGCTCGACTACGTTGTTTTTGCGGGCTACGCCGCGCTGATCGTCTTTCTCGGTCTCTGGGTCTCCAGGGAAGAGAAAGGCCACGACAAGGACGCGTCAGACTATTTCCTGGCGTCCAAGTCCCTGCCCTGGTGGGCCATCGGCGCTTCGCTCATCGCGTCCAACATCTCGGCCGAACAATTCATCGGCATGTCCGGGTCGGGCTTCCGGCTGGGCCTGGCCATTGCCACCTATGAGTGGATGGCCGCGGTAACGCTGCTGATCGTGGCCTACTTCTTTCTGCCGATCTACCTCAAGAAGGGCATTTTTACGATGCCCCAGTTTCTCGAGGTACGGTTCGACGCCCGGGTACGCACCATCCTGGCCGTGTTCTGGCTGCTGGTCTATGTCTTTGTCAATCTCACGAGCGTGCTCTACCTGGGCGCGTTGGCGATGGAAGGCATCATGGGGGTCAGCCTGTGGACGGGAGTGCTGGGCCTGGCAGCGTTCGCCACACTGTACTCGGTATACGGTGGTCTGAAGGCGGTCGCCTGGACGGACGTGGTTCAGGTCATCTTCCTGGTGGGTGGAGGTCTGCTGACCACCTATCTGGCGCTGGACGCGTTTTCGGGGGGCGAAGGGGCCATCGCCGGATTCTCCAAGCTGCTCGCAGAGGCTGGGGATCGCTTCAACATGATTCTGTTCGAAGGCGAACTGCTGTACACGGACGATGCCGGCGACATGCAGGACGCCTACGACCTGCTGCCGGGGCTCTCGGTGTTGCTGGGGGGCATGTGGATTGCCAACCTGTTCTACTGGGGCTGCAACCAGTACATCATCCAGCGTGCTCTTGCCGCCAAGGACCTCAAGGAGGCCCAGCGCGGTGTGGCCTTCGCCGGCTACCTCAAGATGATCCTGCCGCTGGTTGTCGTGGTGCCCGGGATTGTGGCCTACGCACTGGAGGCTCCCATCACCCGCGGCGACGAGGCCTATCCGTGGCTGCTGAATGCCTACGTGGGCCCCGGTCTGAAGGGCCTCACCTTCGCGGCGCTGATTGCGGCCATCGTCTCGTCGTTGGCGTCCATGATGAACTCCACGGCTACCATCTTCACGATGGACCTGTACCGCAACTACGTGAACGAGGGTGCCAGTCAGCAGCGCCTGGTCTTTATGGGGCGGGTAGCCGCCGTGGTGGCGATCGCGGTCGCAGCGATCATGGCCCCGCAGCTGGCAAGCCTCGACCAGGTGTTCCAGTACATCCAGGAGTACACCGGCTTTGTCAGCCCGGGCGTTCTGGCGGTCTTCATCATGGGTCTGTTCTGGAAAAAGTCGACCGCCAATGCGGCGCTGGTCACTGCCCTGGCTTCGATTCCTCTGTCGTTGACCATGAAGGTGGCCCTGCCCGGCCTGCCCTTTATTGATCGCATGGGAGTGGCCTTCCTGGCCTCCGTCCTGCTGATCGTGCTCATCTCACTCTGGGAGGGCAAAGGCAAGGACAGTGCGAAGAGCATAGAGCTCGACCGCAGCGTGCTGCAGAATGACCCCGTGTTCATTGGCCTTGCGTTCGGCATCCTGGGCATCACGGCGGCCCTCTACATCATCTTCTGGTAGCCGATGCGCAGTGCGGCCTGGATCATACTCCTGTGTGTGACCTCCATGCCGCTCCGTGCGCAGGTCCTGCTGAACGGGGTGGTTTCCGGAAGCGACGATGGCCTGCCGCTGCCCGCGGCGACCGTGCAGGTGGAGGGTCAGGCGCTCGGAACTGTGACCAGCCGGGACGGGCGGTTCACCCTGGCCGTAGCCACGCTTCCGGTAACGCTCCTGGTACGGCACATCGGGTACTCCTCGCGGCGCATCGACGTCGTGGCTGCAGGCCCATTGCGCATCCAACTGGACCCCAGTCCGGTGGAACTGGGAGAATTGGTGGTCTCCGGCGAAGATCCGGCGCTGCCCATCATGCGCCACGTGCTGGCCCGCAAGCAGGCCTGGCGGGACTCGATTTCCACGTCCTATGCGGAAGTGTACTCGCGCTTTCAGCTGTACCGGGAGTTCGACCTCGTCGAGGTGGAGGAGACGATCGGTGCGCACTGGTGGCACGCCGGCCTGGGCGTACGGCAGATCACCCGCGCCCGGCGGGTGCAGCCCGACCGGCCCGAGCAGTTTCTGTATGCCGCGCCGACGCATGTGCCGAACCTGTATGACGACCAGGTCCCCATTGAAGGCACGCGCTTCCTGGGTCCCCTCCACCCGGATGCCCTCGATAATTATCGCTTTCGCCTGACCGGCCAGCGGGCGCAAGACGGACGGCTGATTCACGACATCGCCTACACGCCATTTGGACTGACGGCGGCCGGGTTTGTCGGCACGCTGGCCGTGGAGGACTCAACCTTTGATGTGCTCCTGATCACGGCGAGGCCCACCATTGACCGCATGGGTCCGCCGCCGGTGCTGGACCGGTCGGTGAGGATGGAGCAACACTTTGCTCGACGGGGTATCGCCATGGTGCCCGTCTACTTTGAGGCCAACGGGGCCGTGCGATTCGGCAGGGCCGGGGTACGCTATCCACGAGCCCGGTATCGACAGGTATCCGGGTTGTCCCTGCACGTCACTGGCGTACAACTGCCGGATACGCTGCGCACCTCTGGACGCAGCCTCCGGGATGACCCCGGTATACAGGGTGGCACGTGGCTGTTCTCCTGGAATCCGGGCATGATTCCGTTGACCGATGAGGAGCGTCGCGAGATGGACGGCATGCGATCGAACCGTGGTTTAGGCGCCTACTTTCGACCGGAGGGACTCCTGGCCCAGTACGCGGCCATTCCGATTGCTGAGCGCAGGGAAGAGCCGCCCGAAATCGGCGTTCCGGATCCCGTCTGGTTCAAGCCCTGGGTATGGTTCAACCGGGTCGACGGATGGCACATTGGGCTCAGGCCGGAGGTGCCGCTCACCCGCAGCGTCACATTGCGCCCGGGACTGGCCTTCGCCGAAGCGCCTGACGAAGTACGCTGGACGGCTGCTGCCCACTATGACGAAGGTCCCTGGTCGGGCTCATTCGGCGCAGAGCGGCTCACCGGAATCGTGGGGGTAGGCAAGCACCCGGATCGTTTTCTGACGGGTCTGGCGGCGTACGCCGGCTGGGACGACTATTTCGACTATTACGATCGGGCGCGGCGCTGGGCCACGCTGGGATTCAGTCGCCGCATCTCATGGGAAGTGACCGCATCGCACGAGGAACACCGGTCGGTGCCCAAGCAGGACGACTACGAAGGCTGGCTCAAACGCAACGTGCAGCGTGCGAATCCGCCAATTGACGAAGGCACCCTGGCCGCGCTCTCGGCGCGACTTGGGCTGGGCGAGCCGGACCGAGACGCACGGCGCCTGACCGGTCATCTGGATCTGCAGGGCGAGGTCGCGAGCGAGGGCATGCTGGGCTCTGACTTCGGCTTCAGTCGGTGGCAGGGAGCGGCTTCGCTTCAGGTGCCGACGCTGATGCGCCGGAGGGCCGTGCCGGCGATGCTGCGGCTTGACGTAGTCGCGGGCGGAGGGTCAGCAGGCGTGCCCGTTCAGCGCCGGGGGGTGCTGGATGTGGCTACTGGTCCCGTTGCTGGAGAGGTGGCGTTTCGAAGTCGCCATGACGCTCGACTCGTCGCCCGCCGCTGGGCCGCGCTGTTCTGGCAGCACGACTTCGGGTCCGCGATCGCCGAACGCATGGGCTTCGGTGAGACCAACCTCGGCATTGTGGTCTTTGGAGCGCACGGAACGGCGTGGCACGGCAGCACCACGCGTCGGGATGAAATCGGAATCGCGTGGTCGAAGCCGTTCAATCTACCGTTCCGCATAAACCTGGCGACCGACCTGCGGGAATGGAGTCCCCTGGTGACCCTGGAGTACTACGGCGTTGCCCGGCGGCTGCTGGGTCGCTAGGTGTCGATGTTGCGCTTTCGCACCAGAAACAGTCCTTCCCGGCGACTGGTCACCACCAGCGTGCCGGAACCGAAATACGGATAGCTGCTCCAGGTGCCGTTGAACCCGGCCTTGTCGTTGCCATAGGGCGTGGTGTCGAAGTGTCCGACCTCGACGGGATTCTCCGGGTCGCTGATGTCGACAATGCGTAGTCCGCTGGCATTGTTGGTCTGGTACATCAGGTTGCCGTCCACATACAGATTGTGGTCCGTCGCGTTGGTGGGTCCGAAGAACTCTCCGATCATCTGGGGGTCATCCAGATCCGTGAGGTCCCAGATCAGGGTGCGCGTTCGGTCCACCAGGCCGGAGAGCTCATCGCCCTCATCATTCTGGTAGAAATACCGCTGGTCATCCGTGAACCACCCCTGGTGCACGTAGGCGTAGTTCGGATATGTGGCCTGGCTCACGGCGACGGGATTGTCCTTGTCGGAGACGTCGGAGATGGACAGCGCAGCCCCGTTGGAACTGACGCAGATTTCCTGGCCGCGATGATCGGAATCCGGCCCCTGATAGCTGACGCACTGCGCATCGTGAGTGGCGCCGCCGCCACCGCTGTTTGTGCCGGAGTGCGTGAAGCAACCGACGAAGGTCGGATTGGCGGGGTCTCGAATGTCGATCATGTGCAGGCCGCCGCCGCACGTCTCGCCGCCGGAGCTGTTGCCTACGGTATAGGCATAGCCCGTGTCTTCATTGATCACAATGTTGTGCGCCGACGCGATCCCGTCATAAAACGCCGTCGGCTCGAACGTCACCGGGATGTCCGCCAGGTCGCGTAGCTGTCGCAGGTCCAGCACCTGCATGCCGTGCTGGCCCGCACCGTCTGCCACGATAAAAGCATGATCCCGGTAGACCTTGATGTCGCGCCAGGTCGAGCCCGGTGAGCCTTCAGTCCGGGGCAGCGTGCCGAGATAGACCGGGCCGGTCGGGCTGGACACGTCGACCACCGCCATGGCCTCCATGTGTCCCACCAGGGCGTATTCCTTGCCCGTCTCCGGGTCGGTCCAGCCCCAGATGTCGTTCAGGCGAACGCCACGATTGATTTCCATGTCCTCGTTGGGGAGGAAGGCCAGCAGGTCGACCCGGTTACAGGAGTAGGGTCCGGCGGCTCCGTCCGAACACTCCACCTCGGCGCCGGCGACTGCGGGCACGGCATCGACGGCGTTGTAGAGCACGTCGCTGACGGCCCAGCCGTCACCGCCGCGGCGATAGACGAAGGCCGTACCCTCGCCATACGCATCTCCGGCCGCACCCACCGCAAGGAAGTCGCCGGAGGCCGCGAAACCTGCGCCAAAGGACGGCCTGCCGCTGAGTCCGCTTTCCTGCAGGATTTCGATGGGTCCGCTCTCATCCCAGCGCATCAATTGGCCGCCTCCCGACGCCCAGGGCGCACCAATCCATACCGCCCGACCGTCCACCTGCACCGACGATCCGAACTGGGAGCGTTCACCAAACGACTCCGGTGCTTCGATCATGACATCCGATTGCCACTCTCCGTCCCGCCAGAAGTAGGTGTGCACGCGCTCCGCAGCGGGGGCACCGATGGCCAGGCGGCCTTCCTGGAGATGCACGGAGCTCCCGAATCGGCCCGGCATGTCGCCTTCCCAGATGACCGTGCCCGCGGGGTTCATGCTGACCCCGGACCACTCGAATACAGCGACCTTGGCGGCGCCCGGAGACGAGGCGGCCAGGCGATTGCCGTCGGGAGAGAGCGCTGACCCGAACCGCGCATCGTCCCCGTCATCCCTCAGGGTGGCGACGGCCACCCATTCTCCGGAGTTGTATACAAAAACGTGAACCTGCCCGGCGCCGTCTGAAGCGCGCGGCGCTCCTACAACGATGGCCTCTTCCACGATGGCCACCGAACTCGCAAAACCGGTCGCGCCGTTGGCGGAGGGAGCATCCAGCGTTGCGGCCTGGCTGTACAGCCCATCGGACCCCCGCCGGAAAATGTATACGCGGCCGTTGCCGTCGGACGCTGCCGAGGCGCCCACGACCAGCAGATCACCGTGTGCCGAGACAGCCGAACCAAAGCGGTCTCCGACCTGCCCGTCCGCGGCCATCACGGATTGCACGATCTGCCAGGCTCCGTCCCCCTGCTGCTTGACGATGTGGACCTGGCCCGGCTCGTGAAAGCCGGATGCCTCGGAGATGTACAACGTGTTCTGGTGCAGCAAAACCGAGCCACCGAAGGCGGCGAACGGATCCGCAGAGACGCCGGAAGCAGATACAAGAACCAGAGAAAGGAGAGCGGCCTGAAAACGCATGGTCGGCTGGGGTGGTGGACTGCCAAGATAACAGAACCTGAAATCGTCGGAACGCCCCGAGCGGTGGCCGGGGAGCGCCGTGCTTCGAGTGCATGAAGCCCATCGCCCGGACCCCCCTTGCCGGATTCCTGCGCGGCGCGGTTAATTGGCGGCCCACCCGAGTGCTGCCATGTACCGAATACTCCCTCTCCTCCTCGTTCTGTCTCCCCTGGCCGTTCAGGCGCAGGATGCGGATTCCACCGCTGCCGAAGCGGATACCACCTGGTTCGCAGAGAAGGCGGATTTGCCCCTGAACGCGGCCCGCACCCTCTCATACACGGCCAGCGAAGGATCCTGGATCTCAGTGGATGTAAGTCCGGACGGCAGCCGCATCGTCTTCGACTTTCTGGGAGACCTGTTTCTGCTCCCGATCGCTGGGGGCACCGCCGACACGCTGACGACCGGCATGGCCTTCGACGCACAGCCGCGGTTCAGCCCGGACGGGACGGAGGTGCTGTTCATCTCAGACCGCAGCGGTAGTGACAATGTCTGGATCATCGAGGTCGAGACCGGCGAGACCCGTGCGCTGACCACCAGCAAGTCCAATCCCATGCACAGTCCGGCATGGTCTCCGGACGGGGACTATGTGGTCTATTCCAAGGGTGAGGGACGCTTTGGGGTGTCGAAGCTGTGGATGGCGCACAAGGACGGCGGGTCCGGCACCAAGCTCATCGACAGTCCGAACAATCTGCGCACGTCGGGCGCGGCGTTTACACCGGATGGCCGGCAGATCTGGTACGCCCGGGGCACCAACACCTGGAACTACAACGCGTCGATGCCGCAGTACCAGCTGGCATACTACGACCGCGAGACCGGTGAGCAGTTCACGCGCACCAGCCGCTACGGCTCGGCCATGCGCCCGACCCTTTCACCGGACGGGCGATGGCTCGTATATGCGTCCCGGCATGAGGAGCAGACGGGGCTTGTGCGACGGGACCTGCGCACGGGCGACGAGATGTGGCTGGTCTACCCCGTGCAGCGGGACGATCAGGAGTCGGTGGCCAGCCGTGACGTGATGCCCGGCATGGCATTCATGCCGGACTCGCAGTCGCTGATTGCGACCTGGGAGGGCAAGCTCTGGCGGCAGCCGATCGACGGAAGTGCGGCAACCGAGATCCCTTTTGAGGTCGCCGTCAATCTCGAGGTCGGACCGGAAGTGGAGTTCGAGTATGCGATCGAAGACACGCCCACCTTCACGGTGCGCGAGATCCGCGATGCGGTGCCGAGTCCGGACGGCGCGCGACTGGCTTTCACGGCGCTCGACCGGTTGTACGTGATGGACTATCCGGACGGCACGCCGCAGCGCCTCACCGAAGCGGACGAAACCGAGGCGTTCCCGACCTGGTCTCCGGACGGGCAGTGGGTCGCGTATGCCACCTGGGACGGCGAAGCGGGACATCTCAAGCGGGTGCGTTCGAACGGCCGCGGGGATGCCGAGCAGCTGACCCTGAACTCGGGACTGTACCAGCTTCCGGCCTACAACAACGATGGCAGCCGCATTGTGGCGGTGCGGGGCCCGGCGCGGGCGTATCGCGAGTCTACGGGGCCGTTTGCCCCGGGTGCGGTGGATGACCTTGTCTGGATTCCGGGCGATGGGGGGGCGGTGACTGAGATCGCCCCGTCGCGCGGCCGCACGGCACCACACTTTGTACAGGGTTCGGACCGGATTTACCTCTACGCGGGCTCGCGGGGCGTCGTGTCCATCCGATACGACGGCACCGACGAAAAGGAGCACGTCAAGGTGGCGGGCAACCGTCGGCCTGGTGCTACCCAGCCCAACCGGGCGTCCTGGATCAAGCTGGCGCCTCGCGGCGACCAGGCGCTGGCCCAGGTGAACGATGACCTCTATGTGGTGACGGTACCGATGATCGGCGGCACGACACCGGACATCTCGGTTTCGAATCCGGCCAATGCCGCATTCCCTGCACGAAAGCTGACCGAGATCGGCAGTCAATTCCCCGCCTGGCAGTCGGACGGCAATACGGTGCACTGGGGTATCGGCAACGCGCACTTCATCTTTGATCTGGTTGAGGCGGATCGCATCGACGAGATCATTGCGGCGGAGAAGAAAGCAAAGGCGGATGCGGCCGCGGATTCCAGCGCGGCGGCAGGAGACGGTGCCGTGGTGGCAGACTCAACCGGTGCAGCGCCGGAGGTGGCCGCAGACAGCACGAGCGCATCGCCCGAAACCAAGCCCTACAAGGCCGTCGAGCACCGCATTCAGATTGAGGCCGAACGGGATACGCCCCGGGGCTCGGTGATCCTTTCCGGCGCGCGCATCATCACCATGAATGGCGATGAGGTGCTGGAGTCCGCAGACATTCTGATCGAGAACAACCGTATCGCCGGCGTGGGGTCCGGGTTCACGGCGGACCGGGTTATCGATGTGTCCGGCCATACAATTGTGCCGGGATTTGTCGACGTGCATGCGCACATGTGGCCCGCCTGGAATCTGCACAAGCCGCAGGACTGGCAGTACCTGGCCAACCTCGCGTACGGCGTGACGACCACGCGGGACCCGCAGACCTCATCGACCGATGTCATTACCTACGGAGACCAGGTGACGGCCGGCATGATGATCGGACCGCGGGTGTATTCCACCGGGCCCGGCATCTTCGGGGACTACGTGGAGGACGGCATTCGCGACCTGGCCCACGCCCGGGACATCATGAAGCGGTACTCGGAGTATTACGATACCAAGACCATCAAGATGTACATGGCGGGCAACCGCCAGCAGCGGCAGTGGGTGCTGATTGCCGCCAAGGAGTATGGCATCATGCCGACCACCGAGGGTGGCCTGGACATGAAGTACAACCTGACCATGGTGATCGACGGGTATCCCGGGCAGGAGCACTCGTATCCCGTGTATCCGCTGTACGAGGATGTGGTGCGGCTGACGGCATTCACCCGCATGGCCTACACGCCGACGCTGCTGGTGGCCTACGGCGGGCCGTTCGGCGAGAACTGGTTCTACACGCGCGAGAATCCGCACGATGACGAGAAGCTGGCCCGATTCACGCCGCATGAGGTGCTGGATCAGTCTACGCGGCGTCGCAGCGAAGGCTGGTTTCGGGACGAGGAGTACATCCACTCGAGGCATGCGGAGGTTGCTGACGAGATCCTCAAGGCAGGCGGTCGGGTGGCCGTGGGTTCGCACGGGCAGCTTCAGGGTCTTGGCTACCATTGGGAGCTGTGGGCGACGGCCTCAGGCGGCATGACGGCGCACAATGCACTCCGTACCGCCACCATTCTCGGGGCCGAGGCCATCGGGCTGGCGGGAGACCTGGGGTCAATCGAGGCCGGCAAGCTGGCGGACCTGGTGATCCTTCGCGACAACCCGCTCGATGACATCCGGAATACGAACAGCATCCGATACGTGATGATGAACGGGCGACTGTACGACGGCGATTCGCTGGCCGAAGTGTGGCCTCGCGAGCGCCCGACAGAACTGCCGGCCCAGCGCACCCCGGACATGCGGTAATCCTTGGATTCACTGACGCAGATAGCCCTGGGAGCGGCGGTCGGCGAGGCCGCCGTAGGGCGCGAGGCGGGCGGGCGCGGGGCGGCCTGGGGCGCGGCGCTGGGCACGCTGCCGGATCTGGACATCCTGGCGTATCCGTTCCTCGATTCGGTGGGGGAGCTGGCGTTCCACCGGGGACTGACGCACTCCCTGGTCTTTGCTGTAGTCATGGCCCCGCTGGTGGGGACGTTCCTCGCACGGCTCCACAGGGCTTTCGAGGTGCCGAGGTGGCGATGGCGCTGGATGGTGTTCTGGGTAATCGGCACCCATATCCTGCTGGACAGCTTCACGGTGTACGGCACGCAGGTGTTCTGGCCGGTCACGGACTATCCGCTGGCGTTCAACAGCCTGTTCATCATCGATCCGCTGTACACGATCCCGCTTGCGATGGGGGTGGTGTTCGCCCTGTTCCTGCGGCGCGGGTCTTCGCGGCGTGCCCACGCAAACCAGCTCGGGTTGCTGGTCAGCACGTTGTATGTGCTCTGGTCCCTCGTGGCGAAAGGCGTGGCGTACGATGCCCTGAATCGCGGCTGGGCGGCGGCCGGTCTGGAGCCCGAGCGCACCATGACCAATGCCACGCCTCTGAATACGATCATGTGGATGGGTATTGCCCAGCAGGACGACAGCCTGCATGTAGGGCTCTTCAGCCTGCTGGACAGCGCGCCGCCGGACAGCTTCCTGGTTATTCCGATGCGGTCCGAGCTGGTCCGGCCGGTTGCCGAAGAGCGGGCCGTACGTCGTGTGCTGGGCTTTTCGAAAGGGTGGTACTCGGCGTTTGAGCGAGACGGTGCCCTGGTGATCGACGACTACCGCTTCGGAAGATCGGACGGTTGGTTGGGGGACAGCGGCTCTCCCATTTTCCGTTTCGTGATGGAGCCGGGTGATTGCGGGGACACCTGGTGCAGTTTCTATCAGGCCCGGCCCATGCTGGGATCACTGGGCGCGGTCTGGGACCGCATGTGGGGTCAGTAGGGCGTTTCTGTTCCGCGCGGGAGGCCGTATCGTGCAGCCTCACCAGGCTTCACCCGCCATGAAACGTCTGCTGCTCGGATCGCTCCTTTCTGCGATCGCCCTCATGATTTGGGGATTCGTGTTCTGGGCCGGAGGCGGCGCGGCGATGGGCTTTTCAAGTCTGGACGTCGAGGCCGAGCAGGCAGTAATGTCGGCGCTGGCGGAGCACATTCCGGAGACCGGTGCCTATGTGCTGCCGGACCCGGAGACGACGAGCCTGGAGGAATGGACGGCACGCCATCTGGCCGGTCCGCTCGCATTCCTGCATGTGACACGGGCGGGCACCGATCCGATGTCGCCACGCGTATACGTGCTGGGCTTCCTGCATATGTTCATCGTGTCGTTCCTGATCGGGCTGGGCATGATCCGGGTGCTGTCCCCATCGACCTCCTACATCCGGCGCATCGGGTTCGGCGGCGCGGTGGGCGTTGTGGTTGCCTTCTGGTCCAATCTCAGCGACCCGATCTGGTTCTATGAGCCGTGGCCGTACCACCTGACGACCTCGCTCTACGACCTCGTTTCGTTCCTGATCATCGGCGCCGTGCTCGGCAAGATCGTGCGTCCGTGAACCGGTCTGTGTGCTTCCTGCTTGCGCTCTGGGCAGCGGGCAGCACGGTAGCCGCCCAGCCCTACCGGGATGTGGCTCTGGAGGCCGGATTGGGTGCCATCCTGCGAGCATCCGGTGCGGCGGTGGCGGACATCGACCTGGACGGTGACCTGGACCTATATGTGGTATCGCCGGAGGAGCGCGTGGAGGGTGATCCGACCACCTACAACCACCTCTTCCGCAATCTGGGCGATGGCACCTTCGAGAATATCACCGCAGGCTCGGGCATCGAGCCCTTTGACGGTGGGTATCGACGGGGCCAGCAGGGCAACCGATTCGGTGTCGCCTGGGGCGATTACGACGGGGACCGGCTGCCGGACCTCTTTCTCGCGCGGGTAGGCCCGGAGCGGCTGTACCGAAATCGCGGGGACGGCACGTTTGAAGACGTGACCGTGCAGGCGGGCGTGTTCGGGCGCGACGACACCGCGAATGACGTCGCCGGAGCGTGGACGGATCTGGACGGCGACGGCGACCTGGATCTGTACGTTTCGGCCTGGATTGGCCCGAACCGCTATTACCGGAATGAGGGCGACGGCACCTTCACCGAGATGGCCGCTGAGCTGGGCATCGTGGACGGTGGCTTTACGTGGGGCGTGCTGCCGTGGGATGTTGACGAGGACGGCCGGTTGGATCTGTACGTCGTGAACGACTTCGGACCCAATCGCCTGTATGTCCAGCAGACGGACGGCACCTTCCTGGAGGACACGGACGCGTGGGCGGTGGGTGACCCCGGCAACGGAATGGGCGTGGCCTTGGCCGACGTGAACGATGACGGCCGCGGCGACATCTACGTCACCAATATCTACGACCGTCAGCCGAATCCGCTGTATGTACGACACGGGCAGCAGTACATCGATCGCGCCTCAGATTACGGCGTGCAGGACGCCGGGTGGGCCTGGGGGGTGGAGTTCTTCGACGCAGACCACGACGGCGACCTGGACCTCTATGTCGTCAACGGCTTCCCGACCGACCCCGCTACCAACCGCTTCTTTGAGCGCGATGGCGCGGGCTTCACGGATGTGTCGATGGGCTCCGGAACCGATGGCGCGCCTGAGGCGAGGGCGCTGGTGGTGTTCGACCGCGAAGGGGACGGGGACCTGGATCTGTTTGTCGGCAATTTTCGCGCGCCGTCGGTGCTGCTGGACCGGGACGATCCCGCGGGCAACTGGATTGGGTTTGATCTGGACCAGCCGGGCATGAACCGCTGGGCGGTCGGGGCTGAAATCCTGCTGGAGTCCGGCGGGCGCACCATGCGGCGTTACCTGGACGGCATGGACATGCTCGGCCAGAGCCTGGTGCCGGCACACTTCGGGCTTGGTTCCTCTGAGACTGCGGAGCGGGTCGAAGTGCACTGGCCTGACGGTGTGGTAGAGGTGTGGCTTGGGCTCGAGGCGGGGCGCTATCACACGTTGGTGCGGGGCACTTCCACGGCTGTCGAGACACCGCCGGATGCATCTGGGGACGCCGCGCCGTGGCCCAATCCGGCCGCCGGGTGGGTCACCGTGCCGGCGCGAGAGGGTGCGGTGGAGATCTATGACGTGTTGGGACGGCGCAGAGCCCATCGCCCGTTGGACGCCCGGGGACGGGTCAGTCTGGAAGGCATGCCGCCCGGGGTGCTCTT
This window encodes:
- a CDS encoding PD40 domain-containing protein, which produces MYRILPLLLVLSPLAVQAQDADSTAAEADTTWFAEKADLPLNAARTLSYTASEGSWISVDVSPDGSRIVFDFLGDLFLLPIAGGTADTLTTGMAFDAQPRFSPDGTEVLFISDRSGSDNVWIIEVETGETRALTTSKSNPMHSPAWSPDGDYVVYSKGEGRFGVSKLWMAHKDGGSGTKLIDSPNNLRTSGAAFTPDGRQIWYARGTNTWNYNASMPQYQLAYYDRETGEQFTRTSRYGSAMRPTLSPDGRWLVYASRHEEQTGLVRRDLRTGDEMWLVYPVQRDDQESVASRDVMPGMAFMPDSQSLIATWEGKLWRQPIDGSAATEIPFEVAVNLEVGPEVEFEYAIEDTPTFTVREIRDAVPSPDGARLAFTALDRLYVMDYPDGTPQRLTEADETEAFPTWSPDGQWVAYATWDGEAGHLKRVRSNGRGDAEQLTLNSGLYQLPAYNNDGSRIVAVRGPARAYRESTGPFAPGAVDDLVWIPGDGGAVTEIAPSRGRTAPHFVQGSDRIYLYAGSRGVVSIRYDGTDEKEHVKVAGNRRPGATQPNRASWIKLAPRGDQALAQVNDDLYVVTVPMIGGTTPDISVSNPANAAFPARKLTEIGSQFPAWQSDGNTVHWGIGNAHFIFDLVEADRIDEIIAAEKKAKADAAADSSAAAGDGAVVADSTGAAPEVAADSTSASPETKPYKAVEHRIQIEAERDTPRGSVILSGARIITMNGDEVLESADILIENNRIAGVGSGFTADRVIDVSGHTIVPGFVDVHAHMWPAWNLHKPQDWQYLANLAYGVTTTRDPQTSSTDVITYGDQVTAGMMIGPRVYSTGPGIFGDYVEDGIRDLAHARDIMKRYSEYYDTKTIKMYMAGNRQQRQWVLIAAKEYGIMPTTEGGLDMKYNLTMVIDGYPGQEHSYPVYPLYEDVVRLTAFTRMAYTPTLLVAYGGPFGENWFYTRENPHDDEKLARFTPHEVLDQSTRRRSEGWFRDEEYIHSRHAEVADEILKAGGRVAVGSHGQLQGLGYHWELWATASGGMTAHNALRTATILGAEAIGLAGDLGSIEAGKLADLVILRDNPLDDIRNTNSIRYVMMNGRLYDGDSLAEVWPRERPTELPAQRTPDMR
- a CDS encoding metal-dependent hydrolase, with product MDSLTQIALGAAVGEAAVGREAGGRGAAWGAALGTLPDLDILAYPFLDSVGELAFHRGLTHSLVFAVVMAPLVGTFLARLHRAFEVPRWRWRWMVFWVIGTHILLDSFTVYGTQVFWPVTDYPLAFNSLFIIDPLYTIPLAMGVVFALFLRRGSSRRAHANQLGLLVSTLYVLWSLVAKGVAYDALNRGWAAAGLEPERTMTNATPLNTIMWMGIAQQDDSLHVGLFSLLDSAPPDSFLVIPMRSELVRPVAEERAVRRVLGFSKGWYSAFERDGALVIDDYRFGRSDGWLGDSGSPIFRFVMEPGDCGDTWCSFYQARPMLGSLGAVWDRMWGQ
- a CDS encoding CRTAC1 family protein, producing MNRSVCFLLALWAAGSTVAAQPYRDVALEAGLGAILRASGAAVADIDLDGDLDLYVVSPEERVEGDPTTYNHLFRNLGDGTFENITAGSGIEPFDGGYRRGQQGNRFGVAWGDYDGDRLPDLFLARVGPERLYRNRGDGTFEDVTVQAGVFGRDDTANDVAGAWTDLDGDGDLDLYVSAWIGPNRYYRNEGDGTFTEMAAELGIVDGGFTWGVLPWDVDEDGRLDLYVVNDFGPNRLYVQQTDGTFLEDTDAWAVGDPGNGMGVALADVNDDGRGDIYVTNIYDRQPNPLYVRHGQQYIDRASDYGVQDAGWAWGVEFFDADHDGDLDLYVVNGFPTDPATNRFFERDGAGFTDVSMGSGTDGAPEARALVVFDREGDGDLDLFVGNFRAPSVLLDRDDPAGNWIGFDLDQPGMNRWAVGAEILLESGGRTMRRYLDGMDMLGQSLVPAHFGLGSSETAERVEVHWPDGVVEVWLGLEAGRYHTLVRGTSTAVETPPDASGDAAPWPNPAAGWVTVPAREGAVEIYDVLGRRRAHRPLDARGRVSLEGMPPGVLFLRTARGAIFSVMHTPEFR